The following is a genomic window from Amycolatopsis acidiphila.
GCATTCGGGTGCCGTGCGGCGGCTGGCACGGGGCATCGCGAGCGACTCCTCCGAGGCCGAGGACATCACCGCCGAGACCTTCTTCCGCGTGCTCCAGGCGTTGCGCCGCGGCGCGGGCCCGCGCGACCACATCCGCGCCTACCTGCTCACCGTCGCCCGCCGCGTTTCGTGGGAGTGGCACGGGGCGCGCCGCGACGTCCCGGTCACCGACGACGAGCTGACCCATCGCGCCGGTGCCGGCGCGGACGCGCACGCGCGCACGGCCGAGCACACCTTGATCGCGACCGCCTTCACGAGCCTGCCGGAGCGCTGGCGCACGGTGCTGTGGCAGACCGAGGTCGAGGGCGAGCAGCCCGCGGTCGTCGCCCCGCACTTCGGGCTGAGCGCGAACGCGACGGCGGCGTTGGCGAGACGGGCCCGCCAGGGGCTGCGCGCGGCGTACCTGCAGGCGCACCTGGCGATGAACCGCACTCCGGACGTCAGTTGCCGGGGGGTGGTCGAAAAGCTGGGCGGGTACACCGCCGGCAGTGTCACCGGGTCGGAGGCGACCCGGATCCGCACGCACCTGCTCGGCTGCGCCTCCTGCCGGTCGATGCACGCGGAGCTGCGGGACGTCTGTTCCTCGCTGCGGGCGCATGCCGGGGTGCTGGCGCTGCTGGTGCCGTCCACGGCGGCGGTCGCCGGGTCGGGCAGCGGGACGCTGGCCACCGTGAAGGGCCTGTTGCTGTCGAAGCTGAAGATCGGGATCGCGCTGGCGTCCACGGCGGCGGCCGGAGTGGTCGGCGTGGCGGTCGGGCCGGCGATGCTGGACTCGAACCACTCGCAGACCGTCGGGCTGCCGCAGGGCGGGGTCGAACTGAGGATCGCGCCGACGCAGCCGTCGCTGCTGAGCTCGCCGCCGCAGGAGCCGGTGCCGCCGGGCGAGGCGACCCTGCACCTGCCGGGCCGCGCCTCGTCCGTGCCGCGTGACGCCGGGCAGGGCGCGCCGCTGGGCACCGCGGGCCAGGACGCGCCACCGCCGGCGGCACCGCCGCAGCAGTCCGGCCAGAACGCTCCGGGGACCTCGTCGAGCCTCGGCACGCGTGACGACCTCGACACGACGACCTACTCGACGGAGTCCTCCGGCACGAAGAAGCCGGGCAAGGGCAACCACGGGTCGAAGCAGAACAAGGTCAAGTCCTCGAGCGCGCGCTCGGACACCCCGAGCGGTGACAGCGCGCGCTCGGACACCACGGGGACCGACGACGCGACGACGACCGGCACGACCCCGGCGACCACCGAGTCCGGTGTGACGCTCTTCTGGTGGCTGTTCGGCCCCGACTCGGGTGACGCCACCCGTTGATCTTGGTGCGGACCTCGCGCCCCGGGGTCCGGCCACGCTACCGTTGAGCACGCTCAGGAACGACGGAGCGTGTCCGGGAGGCCACGAAAGATGAACCGCCGGGTGCAGGGGCTGGACGGCCGGGACTGGATCGTCCGGGCGCAGATGGAGTGGCGCCGCCCCGCCACCGTGGAGGACTTCGAGCACGACGTGGCGGGCAGCCCTGCCTCGGGCGTCGCGATGTTGTCCGTGACCCTCCTGCTCGCGGTTATCCTGGTGGCCTGGCTACCCGATGGGGTCGTGGTACCGGCCTGGGTGGTCTGGGGCCTGCTGCTGATCGCGCTGTTCTTCCCACTGCGGTGGGTGCTGAACAGGCCGTGGGGCCTGGTCGCGGAGACCGACGGGGATCCGATGGGCGAGCACCCGCCGGAGCGCTGGGTCGGCGTCGTGACCGGGATGTTCCGGGTGCGTGGTGAAGTCACCAAGGTCGCCAAGACCATCCAGCGTGAAGGCCTGCCGGACTTCGACGGCCCCTTGCATCCGATGGAGTGACCGATGCCCGAGTTACCCGAGGTCGAGGCGCTCGCGTACCACCTGCGTGAGCACGCGGTCGGCCGGACGGTGACGCGGGTCGACGTGGCGTCGTTCGGCGTGCTCAAGACCGTGACCCCGCAGTGGACCGAGCTGCACGGGCGCACGGTGACCGGGGCCGGGCGGCACGGCAAGCACCTCGATCTGGACTGCGACGGCATCCACCTCGTGGTGCACCTGGCCCGCGCGGGCTGGCTGCGCTGGTCGGACTCCCTCTCGCCGACGCCGCCGAAGCCCGGCCGGGGGCCGTTGGCGCTGCGGGTGCACCTGGCCGGCCCCGGCTTCGACCTCACCGAGGCGGGCACCAAGAAGGGCCTCGCGGTGTGGATCGTCCGCGACCCGGAGGAGGTGCCGAGCATCGCGCGCCTCGGCCCGGACGCGCTGGAGCTGACCCGGGAGAAGCTGGGCGAGCTGTTCGCCGGCCGCACGGAACGGCTCAAGACCGCACTGACGGACCAGTCGCTGATCGCCGGGATCGGCAACGCGTACTCCGACGAGATCATGCACACCGCGAAGCTCTCGCCGTACTCGACGCCGGGAAAGCTCTCCGAAGAAGCGCTGGACCGGTTGTCCGACGCGATGCACGAGGTGCTCACCGGTGCGGTCGCACGGTCCGTTGGCCAGCACGCGGCGCGGCTCAAGGGCGAGAAGCGGTCGGGGCTGCGGGTGCACGCGCGGGCCGGACTGCCCTGCCCGGTGTGCGGCGACACCGTGCGGGAGATCTCGTTCGCGGACAAGGCCTTCCAGTACTGCGCGACCTGTCAGACGGGTGGCAAGCCGCTCGCGGACCGCAGGCTGTCGCGGCTGCTCAAGTAGCGTTGCGTAGGTGCCTTTTTCACCCGTTCATCGTCTAATTGCGACACTCGGTTGGCCGATACGGCGGCGTTCTCGCTTTGGGTAAGGTCGCTCCTACCCCAGGGTGTTGGTATCTACACAGAAAGTGGGCTGGAAGCCTTGCACCCGGCTGAGCGAGCGCAGAGCATGGACGCCGTGTCCGACTTGCCGATCGCGCAGATCGTCCCGTGGACCGTCGCGGGCCTGCTGCTGATCGCCGTGATCGTGTTGCTGCTCCGCGCGCGCAAACCGAGCAGCTTCGTGGACGACGCCGTGCTCGAAGCCGTCTACCACATGTCGAAGGCCACTCCGGACCTGCGCGAGGGCTTCGACCAGGTCGCCGCGGACCGGATCACCTCGCAGCTGCTCGAACTGCTCAAGTGCGTCTCGGTCGGGATCACCGACTCGGAGGGCACCCTCGCGTCCTGGGACGGCGAGGCCAACGACCACTACATGGACCTCACGCCGTCGATCGGGATGGCGATCCGCAAGCACCGGCGCGAGGTCGTCAACCACGACGACGTGCCGTGCGACCACCGCGGCACCTGCAAGATGAGGACCGCGGTGATCGTGCCGCTGATCGTCGAGGGCGAGATCGAGGCCGTGCTGATCGTGGTCGGCCGCACCAAGGGCAAGCGGCTCGTGCAGATGGCCGACGCGGTCGCCCAGTTCGTCTGCACCCAGTTCGAGCTGGCCCGGCTCGACGAGTCGAAGCTGCAGCTGCAGCAGGCCGAGATCAAGGCACTGCGCGCGCAGATCTCGCCGCACTTCATCTACAACGCGCTCAACACGATCTCCTCGCTGATCCGCACGGACCCGGAGGAGGCCCGGGAGCTGCTGCAGGAGTTCGCCGACTTCACCCGGTACTCGTTCCGCACCTCGGGCATGTTCACCTCGCTCGCGGACGAGCTGCGCAACATCGACCGGTACCTGACCATCGAGCGCGCGCGCTTCGGCGGCAGGCTCGAGGTGCGGCTCAAGATCGCGCCCGAGGTGCTGTCGGTCGTGGTGCCGTTCCTGATCATCCAGCCGCTCGTGGAGAACGCGGTCCAGCACGGGCTGGCGAACAAGCCCAGCGGCGGCATGGTCACCGTGACCGCACAGGACTACGGCACCGAGGCGCTGATCAGCGTCGAGGACGACGGCATCGGGATGGACCCGGCGCGGCTGGCGGACCTGCGCAACTCGCACCGCACCGGCGCGCACGTCGGGCTCGGCAACATCAACGCGCGGATGCGGCAGCTGTTCGGCGACGAGTACGCGCTGATGGTCGAGACCGCTCCCGGGGCGGGGATGAAGGTCACCCTGCGGGTGCCGAAGTTCGCCCCCGGCGTGCGCACCGAGCTGCCGGACTACACGGCCTCGGTGCCACCGCAGACCGCCCGCAACTCCTCGCCTGCACACGCGCGGAAAGGCACGTAACCTCGCGGCCATGACCAGCATGACCGACAAGTTGACGAGCCGGATCCCGGGCATCGACCGGGGCGATCGGACCGACGTGGTCGCGGTCGTAAAGCTGCACGGCGTCATCACGCCGACCCCGTCGCCGCTCGCCCGCGGCAGCATCAACCTCGCGGCGGTCGAGTCGGCGCTGACCAGGGCGTTCGACCACGACCGGCTCAAGGCCGTCGCGCTGCTGATCAACTCGCCCGGCGGCGCGCCAACGCAGTCGGGCCTGGTCGCGGAACGGATCCGGCAGCTGGCCGCGAAGAAGAAGGACGTGCCGGTGCTGGCGTTCTGCGAGGACGTCGCCGCGTCGGGCGGGTACTGGCTGGCCTGCGCGGCGGACGAGATCTACGCGCACCGGACGTCGCTGGTGGGCTCGATCGGCGTGATCAGCGGCGGTTTCGGCTTCGCGGGGCTGCTCGACCGGTTCGGCATCGAGCGGCGGCTGCACACCGCGGGGGAGAACAAGTCGCGCCTTGACCCGTTCAGCCCGGAGAAGCCCGAAGACGTCGAGTGGCTGGAGAAGATGCACGCCCAGCTGCACGAACTGTTCGTGAGCTGGGTCAAGGAGCGGCGCGGGGACAAGCTGTCGCCGACCGAGGACCTGTTCACCGGCGACGTCTGGCTCGGTGAGAAGGCGAAGGAACTGGGCCTGATCGACGGCGTCGGCAACCTGCGCGAGCTGATCGCGCAGCGGTTCCCCGCCGCGGAGATCAAGATGGCCGAACCGAAGAAGCCGTTGCTCGCGCGGCTCGGCGTCGGCGCGCCCGCGGCGGCGATCTTGGACGCGGTGACACAGAAAGCAATGTGGAGCCGCTACGGGTTGTAATGCGTTCGCCCGAGCGCGGTATGGACAGCAGGCTTCGTACTGGGCAGGATGCGAACCACTGTGAGTGCGCATAATGAAACGCGGCGATTGGTTGTGCTCGCCGTGGACGACGAACCCCACGGGCTGAACCTCCTCGTCGAGAGCCTGCAGTCGAATCGGCACATCGGCCGGGTCTTCACCGCCGTCGATGCGTCGGAAGCGCTGCGGCTGCTCGCCTCCGACGACGAGGAACTGCGGCAGCGCAAGGAGCGCGGCCTGCCGACGATCGACGCGGTGTTCGCCGACCTGCAGATGCCGGGGCTGTCCGGGATGGAGATGGCGCGGGTGTTCTCCGCGCTGAACCCGGCGCCGGTGCTGGTGTTCGTCACCGGGCACGCCTCCGAGGCGGTGAACGCGTTCGACCTCGGCGCGGTCGACTACCTGCTGAAACCGTGCAACCAGAGCCGGCTGGACCGGGCCGTCGAACGGGTGCTGGACAAGCTGAGCACGGTGCCGGCCGTGGGCGGTCCCACGGGCGCGGCGGCGCCTGCCAAACCGGACGACGACGAGGTGATCCCGGTCGAGCTGGCCGGCACGACCAAGCTGGTTCCGCGCTCGACGGTGCGGTGGGTCGAGGCGCAGGGCGACTACGCGCGGCTGTTCACCACCGACGGCAACAGCCACCTGGTCCGGATCCCGCTGACCCAGCTCGAGGAACGCTGGGAGAAGGCGGGCTTCGTGCGCATCCACCGATCGTTCCTGGTCGCGCTCAACCTGATCACCGAGCTGCGGATGGGCCAGGGCGGCTACCAGGTCGTGATCGGCAACGACGAGAAGCTGCTGCCGGTGTCGCGGCGGCACACGCGTGAGCTCAAGGATCGCCTGACCGGCCGATGAACGACGACATCTACCGCCATGTGGAGGGGGTCCGGGAACCGGATCCCACCCTCGGCAAGACCCGTGGCAGGCACGAGCCGGCGACGGTCGAGCGGGTGCCGCCCGCGCCGGTGGAGTCGCAGCCCGAGCAGCCGGCGAAACCGCCCAAGCGGCAACGGGTCGTGCTGGCCGACCCGCGCTCACGCTCGACGCCGACCCTACGGGCGCGCGTCGAGCTGGAAGAGCAGACGAGCTGGGGCACGCTGCTGGTCGACGATCTGGTCAAGCGCCAGCTGCGGGCGGGGCTCGCGCTCGCCGGGCTAGTGCTGGTGGTGCTCGGCGGGCTGCCGCTGGCCTTCTACCTGTCGTCGGACTTCGCGGGCGTGCACGTGGTGGGCGTGCCGCTGGCCTGGCTGCTACTGGGCGTGCTGCCGTTTCCGCTGCTCCTGCTGGCCGGCCTCGCCTACAACCGGCTCGCCGAGCGCCACGAACGCGACTTCGTCGACATGATCGAGAACTAGCCAGTGAAGTGGCTTGCGTGCCGGTGCGGGTGGCGGAACCTGAGGTGGCCCCTCGCTGTGGGATCGCCTCCTCATGAGTGACCAACTCACCACGTCGGCGCTGTCCTCGCGAGGAGCCACCTCAGAACCCGCGGCGGCGCAGGCTGCGTGCCGACAGCAAGCGGCTGCCGCCGCTTATGTGTGCGGCCGAGCACTGGTGCAACACTGTTCGCCGTGCAGCTGAACCCGTGGGCGCTGACCGGCATCGTGCTGGTCGCCGCGATGACCTTCTACCTCGGTCATCGCTCGTCGCGGTTCGCCAGCTCCACGCACGACTTCCTGGTCGCGCGCCGCACGGTGCGCTCGCGCCGCAACGCCGCCGCCATCTCGGGCGAGTACCTCTCGGCCGCGTCGTTCCTCGGCGTCGCCGGGATCGTGCTCAAGGAGGGCGCCGACGGGCTGTGGTACCCCATCGGCTTCACCGCGGGCTACCTCGCGCTGATGCTCTTCGTCGCGGCACCGCTGCGGCGCTCGGGCGCCTACACGCTGCCGGACTTCATCGAGGCGCGGCTCGGTTCGGTCGCGCTTCGCCGCTGTGCCACGGCTTTCGTGGTCGTGATCGGCATCCTCTACACGGTGCCGCAGCTGCAGGGCGCGGGGCTCGCGCTGACCACCGTGCTGCCGGTGCCCTGGTGGTTCGGCGCGCTCGCGGTGACCGTGCTGGTCGCGGGCAACGTGCTCGCCGGCGGCATGCGCGCGATCACGGTGGTCCAGGCATTCCAGTACTGGCTCAAGCTGTTCGCGCTCGCCGTGCCCGCGTTCGTGCTGTGCGCGGTGTTCGTGAGCGGCGGACACAGCGGGCCGGCCGGCGCGCTCGGCTCGCCCGCGCCACCGACGTTTCCGGCGGACACGACGGTGAAGATCGAGACGGACGTCGGCCTGCGGGTGACCATGGTGACCCCGGTGCGGGTGCGCAAGCCGGGCGAGACCGAGGACCGGACAGTGGTCTGGGCCAAGGGCGCGACCGAGCAGGTGGCCAAGGGCACCGAGCTGCGGTTCGCCGCCGGGACGTCGGTACCGGTGGTCACCGAAGCGCTCTCGGCCAACTCCGACTGGCTGCGGCCCGGCAGCACCGGGCTGTCCGACCTGCTGCAGACGTATTCGCTGATCCTCGCGACCTTCCTCGGCACCATGGGCCTGCCGCACGTGCTCGTCCGCTTCTACACCAACCCCGACGGCAAGGCCGCGCGCCGGACCGCGGTGCACGTCCTGCTGCTGCTCGGGCTGTTCTACCTGTTCCCGACGCTGCTCGGCGCCATGTCGCGGATGTACGTGCCGGAGCTGCTGGTCACCGGGCAGACCGACGCCGCGGTGCTCCGGCTGCCGCAGGCGGTGCTGCCCGGGGTGGCCGGGCAGATCCTCACCGGCGTGATCATGGCCGGCGCGTTCGCCGCGTTTCTGTCCACCTCGTCGGGACTGCTGGTGAGCGTGGCGGGCGTCGTGTCGACCGACCTGTTCAAGGGCAAGGTGCGCGATTTCCGCTGGGCCACGGGAATCGTCGCCGTCATTCCCGCGGGGCTCGCGCTGACCATGCGCTCGACCGACCTGTCGCTGAGCGTCGGGATGTCCTTCGCGCTGGCGGCGTCGACGTTCTCCCCGATCCTCGTCCTCGGCATCTGGTGGCGCGGGCTGACCTGGCCGGGCGCGATGACCGGGATGATCGTCGGCGGCGGGCTGGTGGTGTCGGCACTGGTGGTCAACACCGTCTCCGGCTACACCGGCAACTGGGCGCCCTGGCTCGCCGACCAGCCTGCGCTGATAACGGTGCCGACGGCGTTCGCGGTGACGGTGCTGGTCAGCCTCGCCACCCGGGCCGGCCGGCCGGCCGACGTCAACGCCGTGATGCTGCGGCTGCACGCGCCCGACCCGCTGGGTTTCATGCGGGACCGCGCCGTCGCCCGGTTCGGGCAGATCGAGAATCGCGGTCGTACGGGCAAGGGGCGGCACCGCAAGTAGCCGTCCGGGTACTTAGTGTTGGTTTCACCCTTTTGGCGGTTACTTTGCACTCCGTTGAGACAGCCTTGGAAGGCGCGTCACTCGTAGAGTGCGCAAAGCGGTCACCGTTGCTGAAACGCGACACGATCTCGGTCTACCTTGAGTAATCTCTTTCACTCAAAAGGATTAACAACATAGCTCCGCTTTAAGGGCAAGATCTACCGCAGCCATCGACCGGAAGAGGTAGAGACATGGAGAGTGAGGTCGTCCCGTGAGCACCACCGACCAGGGCCTAGACGAAGGGACGGGCCCGGGCAGCGACTGGAAACAGGTGCAGGAGAGTCCGGACTTCGTCCAGTTGCGGCACCGGCTCCGCACCTTCGTCTTCCCGATGACGGTCCTCTTCCTGGCTTGGTACCTGCTGTACGTCCTGCTCGCGGACTACGCGAGCGGCTTCATGAAGACCAAGATCGCCGGAAACTTCAACGTCGGCCTGCTCATCGGTCTGTTGCAGTTCGTGTCCACGTTCGTGATCACCGCGCTGTACGTCCGGTACGCCAACCGGAAGCTCGACCCGCTCTCGGACAAGATCCGCGGCGAGGTCGAGGGCGACAAGATCGAGACCACGACGGCCGAAGGAGACGCCGAGTGAAGACACTCGCCGCGGGCGTCGAGGGCAGCAACCCGACGCTCAACATCATCATTTTCGCGGTCTTCGTCGCGATCACCCTGGTGATCGTGTTCTGGGCGAGCCGCAACACCAAGACGGCCTCGGACTACTACGCCGCGGGCCGCGCGTTCACCGGTCCCCAGAACGGCATCGCCATCTCCGGCGACTACCTGTCGGCGGCCTCGTTCCTCGGCATCGCCGGCGCGATCGCGGTCAACGGCTACGACGGCTTCCTCTACTCGATCGGGTTCCTGGTCGCGTGGCTGGTCGCCCTGCTGCTGGTCGCCGAGCTGCTGCGCAACACGGGCAAGTTCACCATGGGCGACGTGCTCGCCTTCCGGATGCGGCAGCGTCCGGTGCGGGCGGCGGCCGCGGTGTCGACGCTGATCGTGTCGATCTTCTACCTGCTCGCGCAGATGACCGGCGCCGGTGGCCTGGTCAACCTGCTGCTCGGCGTGCAGGGCAACGTCGGCCAGGACATCGTCATCGCCGTGGTCGGCGTGATCATGGTGCTGTACGTGCTGATCGGCGGGATGAAGGGCACGACCTGGGTGCAGATCATCAAGGCCGCGCTGCTGATCGTCGGCGCGCTCGCGATGACCATCTGGGTGCTCGGCAAGTACGGGTTCAACTTCTCGAGCCTGCTGCAGCACGCCGTGGACAAGGCGGGCGGCGGCGCGAAGGGCGAGGCGCTGCTCGGGCCTGGCAAGCAGTACGGCAAGACCGGCACCTCGAAGCTGGACTTCCTGTCGCTGGGCATCGCGCTGGTGCTGGGCACGGCAGGCCTGCCGCACGTGCTGATGCGCTTCTACACGGTGCCGACCGCCAAGGACGCCCGGAAGTCCGTGGTCTGGGCGATCGTGCTGATCGGCGTGTTCTACCTGTTCACCCTGGTGCTCGGCTACGGCGCCGGCGCACTGGTGGGCGCGGACACGATCAGCAAGGCGCCCGGCACGACGAACGCGGCGGCCCCGCTGCTCGCGCTCGAGCTCGGCGGACCGGTGCTGCTCGGGTTCATCGCCGCGGTCGCGTTCGCGACGATCCTGGCCGTGGTCGCCGGGCTCACGATCACCGCGTCGGCGTCGTTCGCGCACGACGTCTACGCCAACGTGATCAAGAAGGGCAAGGTGGACAGCAAGAACGCCGAGGTCCGCGTCGCCCGGTTCACCGCGCTGGTGATCGGTGCGATCGCGATCGTCGGCGGCATCCTCGCCAAGAGCCAGAACGTCGCGTTCCTGGTGGCGCTGGCCTTCGCGGTGGCGGCGTCGGCGAACCTGCCGACGCTGCTGTACTCGCTGTTCTGGAAGCGGTTCAACACCCGCGGCGCGCTGTTCAGCATCTACGGTGGCCTGGTCGTCACCATCGTGCTGATCGTCTTCTCGCCCGCGGTGTCCGGTGAGACCACCTCGATGATCAAGGGTGCGGACTTCGCCTGGTTCCCGCTGTCCAACCCGGGCCTGGTGTCCATCCCGGTCTCGTTCTTCCTCGGCTGGCTCGGCACGGTCCTGTCGAAGGAGACGAACGACGACAAGTACGCCGAGATGGAGGTTCGCTCGCTGACCGGCGCCCATGCCGAGAAGGCAACGGTGCATTAGCGCCAGATCCGAGCTCACGTGCACGGAACGGAGGCGCGTGGGAAACTGAACGGGTGAATCCGGCTCAGCTTCCCACCGCCTCCGTCTCCGAACTCCCCGCCAACGACGTCACGCTGCTCGACGTGCGGGAGGACGACGAGTGGGCCGCCGGGCACGCCCCCGGCGCGGTCCACATCCCGCTGGGCGAGCTGCCCGCCCGCGTCGAGGAGCTCGCGAAGCTGCCCGACGACAAGCCCGTCTACGTCGTGTGCCGCTCCGGCGGCCGCTCCGCGCGTGCGACGGCCTGGCTCAACGCCAGCGGCTGGGACGCGGTGAACGTCGCCGGCGGCATGAAGTCCTGGCACACCGAGGGCCGGCCCGTGGTGGGCGAACACCCGGACACGCCGCCGGAGATCCTCTAGCCCCCATGCAACCCGGCCGCTACAACTTCCGCCCGCGGGTGCGGTGGGTCGCGTCCCCGCCACCCGGCGCACTGCCGCCGCGCCGCGCCCGGCCGGTCGAGCGCTACACCGGCCCGCCCGCCTATCCCGTGCCGCCGCGCTGGGGGTTCCCGAACCTGACCTGGCGCGAGCCGACGCTGGTGCCGGGCATGCCGTCGAGCTATCCGCTGCCGGTGGAACGGGTGCGGCTGCTCTCCCGCAACGCGGTCACGATCCTGTGGTTCCTCGCCGGGCTCGCGCTCGTCGGCGCGGTGGCCGAGTTCTGGCGGTACGCGCTACTGGTGATCAGCCGGAACTCCGCGCTGGACACCGACGTCGTGGCGATGTCGGACGCGCTGGAGATCATCGCCTCCCTGCTGACGGTCGTGTTCGGGTTGCTCGGCATCGCCTCGGTGCTGTGGTGGCTGCTGATCGCCCGCCAGGCCGCGGCGGACGAGAACGGTCACGAGCCACCGCGCTCGGCGTGCCAGGTGCTGGTCGGCACGCTCGTGCCAGGGCTGAACCTGGTGCTGGCCGGCTCGATCCTCGCCGAGCTGGAGCACGCGATCCTGCGCCGCCCGGTGGCCCGGCGGCCCGAGCCCTCGCGGCTGGTGCTCACATGGTGGGCGGCCTGGGTGCTCGACGCCGTGCTGATGATCGTGGTGATCATCTGGCGGTTCCGCGACGGCGTGCAGGCGCAGGCCGACGCGGTGTTCCTCAGCGGGCTGCTCGACACCTCGGCGGCCGTGCTCGCCGCGCTGACCGCCGTGGTGGTGCACCGCCTGACGAGCCTGCTGGCGCCGATCTCGCTCGACCGGCTCCGGGTGCGCCGGGTGGTCGCCGTCAAGGGCGCGCCCGCGCCCACGCTGCGCCCGGTCCGGCCGATCACCTCACGCTGACACGGGCAGCGTTCGCAGACCGCGGATCACGAACTCCGGCCGCCGCTCCGGCTCGCCCGCCAGGCGCAGGCCGGGCATCCGCCCGGTGAGGGCACGCAGCGCGGCGGCGATCTCGATGCGCGCCAGCGGCGCGCCGACGCAGTAGTGGATACCCGCGCCGAAGCCGAGGTGCTGGTTGGGCGAGCGACCGAGGTCGAGCGTGCCGGGCGCGTCGAACACCTCGGGGTCGCGGGCGGCCGCGCCCAGCAGTGCGGCGATCTTCTCGCCCTTCGCGACCCGGAACCCGGCGATCTCGACGTCCTCGGTCGCGGTGCGTTCGAACAGCTGCAGGGGCGAGTCGAAGCGGATGAGCTCCTCGACGGCCGGGCCCAGCAGCGCCGGGTCCTCCCGCAGGCGCTGCCACTGACCGGGGTGCCGCAGCAGCGCCCACACTCCGTTGCCGATGACGTTCACGGTGGCCTCGTGCCCGGCCATCAGCAGCAACACCGCGGTCGCGACGACCTCGTCGCCCGTGAGCTCGGCCTGGACCAGGTCGCTGACCAGGTCCTCGCCGGGCTTGCGACGGCGTTCCTCCGTGAGCGCGCGCAGGTAGCCGGCGAAATCCCGCGCCGCCTCCTCGGCCGCCTGCCGACCGTCGGGCGGCAGGCCGTACTCGTACATCTTCACGATGGCGTTCGACCACGGGACCAGCCGCGGCCGGTCGGGCTCGGGAATGTCCAGCAGTTCGGCGATCACCGCGACCGGCAGCGGTTGCGCGAGGTGTTCGAGCAGGTCCCCTTCGCCGCGTTCGGCCAGCTCGCGCACCATCCCGTCGGCCAGCGCGGCGACCGTCGGGCGCAACCGCTCGACGTGCCCGCGCCCGAAGGCGCCGGCGATCGACCGCCGGAGCCGCGTGTGCGCGGGAGGTTCGTTCTCCAGCAAGGAATTGCGGTGCAGGAGGTTGAACGAGACGAACTGTTCCGCGGGCTGCGCGTCCGACCAGATCCGGCCCAGCCCCCGATGCCGCAGCACCGTCGAGGCCGCCTTGTGCGACACGGCTATCGCCAGCCCGAGCCCCTCGTGGTGATGGACTTCGCCGGCCGCCCGCAACCGGGCGAACTCCGGATAGGGATCGGCGAGAAAGCCGGGGTCACCAGGATCGAACACCCGCCGACCCTAACCCGGTGGTGAGTTCGGTAGCGTCTGCGGCCAAGCTGTCGAGGAGGGCACATGGGCAAGGCCGCGCGGAAGAAGAACAAGGCGCCGAAGGTGCGCGAGGTGTTCGTGGCGCAGCCGTTCGAGGGGCTGGCCGCCGAACCC
Proteins encoded in this region:
- a CDS encoding sodium/solute symporter; the protein is MQLNPWALTGIVLVAAMTFYLGHRSSRFASSTHDFLVARRTVRSRRNAAAISGEYLSAASFLGVAGIVLKEGADGLWYPIGFTAGYLALMLFVAAPLRRSGAYTLPDFIEARLGSVALRRCATAFVVVIGILYTVPQLQGAGLALTTVLPVPWWFGALAVTVLVAGNVLAGGMRAITVVQAFQYWLKLFALAVPAFVLCAVFVSGGHSGPAGALGSPAPPTFPADTTVKIETDVGLRVTMVTPVRVRKPGETEDRTVVWAKGATEQVAKGTELRFAAGTSVPVVTEALSANSDWLRPGSTGLSDLLQTYSLILATFLGTMGLPHVLVRFYTNPDGKAARRTAVHVLLLLGLFYLFPTLLGAMSRMYVPELLVTGQTDAAVLRLPQAVLPGVAGQILTGVIMAGAFAAFLSTSSGLLVSVAGVVSTDLFKGKVRDFRWATGIVAVIPAGLALTMRSTDLSLSVGMSFALAASTFSPILVLGIWWRGLTWPGAMTGMIVGGGLVVSALVVNTVSGYTGNWAPWLADQPALITVPTAFAVTVLVSLATRAGRPADVNAVMLRLHAPDPLGFMRDRAVARFGQIENRGRTGKGRHRK
- a CDS encoding DUF485 domain-containing protein, with translation MSTTDQGLDEGTGPGSDWKQVQESPDFVQLRHRLRTFVFPMTVLFLAWYLLYVLLADYASGFMKTKIAGNFNVGLLIGLLQFVSTFVITALYVRYANRKLDPLSDKIRGEVEGDKIETTTAEGDAE
- a CDS encoding solute symporter family protein; translated protein: MKTLAAGVEGSNPTLNIIIFAVFVAITLVIVFWASRNTKTASDYYAAGRAFTGPQNGIAISGDYLSAASFLGIAGAIAVNGYDGFLYSIGFLVAWLVALLLVAELLRNTGKFTMGDVLAFRMRQRPVRAAAAVSTLIVSIFYLLAQMTGAGGLVNLLLGVQGNVGQDIVIAVVGVIMVLYVLIGGMKGTTWVQIIKAALLIVGALAMTIWVLGKYGFNFSSLLQHAVDKAGGGAKGEALLGPGKQYGKTGTSKLDFLSLGIALVLGTAGLPHVLMRFYTVPTAKDARKSVVWAIVLIGVFYLFTLVLGYGAGALVGADTISKAPGTTNAAAPLLALELGGPVLLGFIAAVAFATILAVVAGLTITASASFAHDVYANVIKKGKVDSKNAEVRVARFTALVIGAIAIVGGILAKSQNVAFLVALAFAVAASANLPTLLYSLFWKRFNTRGALFSIYGGLVVTIVLIVFSPAVSGETTSMIKGADFAWFPLSNPGLVSIPVSFFLGWLGTVLSKETNDDKYAEMEVRSLTGAHAEKATVH
- a CDS encoding rhodanese-like domain-containing protein produces the protein MNPAQLPTASVSELPANDVTLLDVREDDEWAAGHAPGAVHIPLGELPARVEELAKLPDDKPVYVVCRSGGRSARATAWLNASGWDAVNVAGGMKSWHTEGRPVVGEHPDTPPEIL
- a CDS encoding DUF4328 domain-containing protein, coding for MQPGRYNFRPRVRWVASPPPGALPPRRARPVERYTGPPAYPVPPRWGFPNLTWREPTLVPGMPSSYPLPVERVRLLSRNAVTILWFLAGLALVGAVAEFWRYALLVISRNSALDTDVVAMSDALEIIASLLTVVFGLLGIASVLWWLLIARQAAADENGHEPPRSACQVLVGTLVPGLNLVLAGSILAELEHAILRRPVARRPEPSRLVLTWWAAWVLDAVLMIVVIIWRFRDGVQAQADAVFLSGLLDTSAAVLAALTAVVVHRLTSLLAPISLDRLRVRRVVAVKGAPAPTLRPVRPITSR
- a CDS encoding cytochrome P450 — its product is MFDPGDPGFLADPYPEFARLRAAGEVHHHEGLGLAIAVSHKAASTVLRHRGLGRIWSDAQPAEQFVSFNLLHRNSLLENEPPAHTRLRRSIAGAFGRGHVERLRPTVAALADGMVRELAERGEGDLLEHLAQPLPVAVIAELLDIPEPDRPRLVPWSNAIVKMYEYGLPPDGRQAAEEAARDFAGYLRALTEERRRKPGEDLVSDLVQAELTGDEVVATAVLLLMAGHEATVNVIGNGVWALLRHPGQWQRLREDPALLGPAVEELIRFDSPLQLFERTATEDVEIAGFRVAKGEKIAALLGAAARDPEVFDAPGTLDLGRSPNQHLGFGAGIHYCVGAPLARIEIAAALRALTGRMPGLRLAGEPERRPEFVIRGLRTLPVSA